A segment of the Alistipes communis genome:
GCTCGAACAGAGCGCGCTCATGGAGTACCGCGGCCGTCAGGCGATGGTGACGGTGCGGGGCGTCGCCGACGGTTACGATCGGGTGGTTCCCGTGGCCGAGTGCATTACGGCGGGCGACTACGCCGTCCGGCTGGGCGATCTCGACCGGCTCGTCGTCGGCCGCGGCGTGGCCTACGAACTCGGACTACGCTCGCTGGGCGAGTCCGATGGCGTGCTCTACGCCCTGCGCCGCACCGGATTCTCGTCGCTGCTGCCCGTCGAGGGCTACACGCGTCGGCAGGCGGAGGTGGCGGGGGTCTTCGCGGCCGACGCCCAGACCGACGGCCGCTACCTCTTCACCTCGCTCAGGCTGGCGCAGGAGCTCTTCTCCTATCCCGATCGGGCGTCGGCGGCCGTGGTCCGCGTGGCCCGCGGCGCACGTCCGGCGGAGGTGAAGCGGCGCGTGGCGGAGGCGGCGGGCGGGGCGTTCGAGGTGCGCACGCGCGACGAGCTGAACGCTTCGTTCTACACGATCATGCAGTACGAGAAGTGGGGCATCTTCCTCATTTCGCTGCTGGTGCTCGTCATCGCGTCGTTCTCGATCGTGGGGACGGTGGTGATGCTCGTGCTGGACAAGCGGCCGGAGTTCGTCGCATTGGGCGCCATGGGGGCCGATACGCGGTTCGTCCGCCGCATCTTCTTCTTCGAAGGGGGGCTGATCGGCGCGCTGGGTGCCGGTGCGGGCGTCGTGCTGGGCGTGGGGCTGTGCCTCGTGCAGCAGCATTTCGGCGTGATCGAAATTCCGGCCGACAGCTTTCTGGTCAAGAGCTACCCCGTCTTGCTGCGCGGGGGCGACGTGGCGGCCGTCGTGGCGGCTTTCGCGGTCGTGGTGGGGGCGATGACGGCCGTGACGGTGCGGCGCGCGGTTAGTGCGGACGACATGGCCGCCGGCCGCACGGCGCAATGACAAGGTCCTGTTTCGGCCGTGCCGAAGCGGGAAAACGACTGTTGAAAACGAACGGGATATGAAACGATTTATATATATATTGGTATCGGGCCTGCTGCTGGCTTGTTCGGGATACAAGATCATCCCCGACGAGCAGCTCGCGCTCATCTTTCACGACGCATTCCTCTCGAATGCCTACATGCAGCATCGGGGGATGCGGCCCGATTCGCTGAATCTCTACGAGCCGATCTTCGCCAAGTACGGCTATACGACGGCCGACGTGCAGTATACGATCGGCAACTTCTCCAAGCGCAAGAGCGCCCGCCTGAGCGATGTGGTCGAGCAGGCGATCAAACTGCTCGAAACCGAGGCGGAGCATCTCGACCGCGAGGTGTCGATTCTGGATACGATCGACAACGTCGCGCGCCGCACGTTCCGCCGCACGCTCTACGCCGACTCGCTCGTCCGCGTCACGCGGCTGCGCGACACGGCGCGGCTCCGTTTCGTCTTCGACAGCATCCGTCCGGGCGACTATACGATCGCGTTCGACTATCTGATCGATTCGCTCGACGAGAATACGCAGCTGCGTGCCAGCGTCTGGTTCGAGCGGGCCGACGACCGTCGGGTCAATGTGTCGCCGACCTATCTGACACGCCGCCGTGCGGCGGAGTACCGCCGCGAGATGAAGGCCGACACTTCGATGCGGCGGCTGGTGCTCGATCTCTACGAGATCCGCAGTCCGAAACCCAAGCGACCGCACATGACCGTCCGCAATCTGCGGGTGGTCTATACCCCCGATGCCGCCGAGGCGGTCGACAGCCTCTTCCTGCGTCAGTTGAACATCAAGATTTTTGCCGATGATTTCTGTAACCCCCTCCCCGCGCCGGATCGCGTCGCACTACCTGCTGACTCGCTCGGGACTGCGGCCCCGGCCGCTGCTGACGCTCGCTGACGACGGTACGGTCGTCGGCGTCGATACGTGGCGCGATCCCGACCGACAGGCTGGCGTGGAGTTCTACTCCGGCATCCTGCTGCCGGGGATGGTCAACGCCCACTGTCATTTGGAATTGTCCTGCCTGCGCGGTGCGATTCCCGCGGGCGGCGGGTTCGCCGCGTTCGCGCGGGGTATGGGCGCGCAGCGCGGACGGTTCGACGAGGAGCAGCGGCGGCGGGCGATCGAGGCGGCCGACGCCCGCATGTGGCGCGAGGGCGTGGCGGCCGTGGGCGACGTGGCCAATGGCGAGAGTACGTTCGCTGTGAAGGCGCGCAGCGCGATCCGCTACCGCACGTTCGCCGAACTTTTCGGCTTGCAGTCCGTGTCGACGGCCCCTGTCGACGGGCTGCTGCGCCATGCCGCCACGTCGCTCACGCCGCATTCGACCTATTCCGTCCCCGATGCGCTTTTCCGCAGAATTTGCAGCGGGGGCGACGCTCCGCTGTCGATCCATTTCATGGAGTCGCCGGCCGAGGAGGCGCTCTACCGCGGCGAAGGGGAGCTGGCGGCATGGTATGCCGAGCGGGGCTGGCGGTGCGATTTCCTGCATTACGGCTCGCCGGTCGAACGGCTCGTCGGGAGCGTCCCGCCCACTCGCAGCGTGCTGCTCGTCCACAATTGCTGCGTGACGCAGCGGACGATCGACCGCGTGACGGCGCACTTCACGGCACCCGTGTGGTGGTGCCTCTGCCCGGGCTCGAACCGGTATATCTCGGGATTGCGCCCGCCGGTGGAGCTGCTGCGGGCGAACGGGTTGAATATCTGTGTGGGAACCGATTCGCTGGCTTCGAACGGCGCGTTGTCGCTCGTCGACGAACTGCGTCTGCTGGGCGATGGGGTTCCGCTGGCCGAACGCCTGCTGTGGGTGACGGCGGGCGGTGCGGCGGCGTTGGGTTTCGGCGATGAACTGGGGGAGATCGCGCCGGGGCGGCGTCCGGGCGTTGTGGTGCTCGAAGGGATCGATTTTTCCGCGATGCGGCTGCTTCCCGAATCCCGGACGACGCGGTTGGCGTGAGCGGGCGGAGAGGTTGCGATTTTTTTTAAATCGCCCGCCCGGAATTACGATCTGAAATCCGACGGCCTCGATTCCGTTTTTTTAAGATGCCGTTTCCGGCATCGTTTCTTATGATTTGTCGCATGAACGGGGATTGAAAAAAGAATCTTGTGGCCGGGAAATAAGATATTCTGTGAAAAAATGATTATATTTGCCGGACTGGACACCTTGTGTACGGAATGAATTTGTAATATTTTATAGTGTAGTTTATGAAGAAATTTGGACTTTTCATCTCAATTGCGTTGTTGACGGCCTTCGTCGGCTGCGACAGCGACGATGTGGAAGATCCGGTCGTTCCGGCGGTATCCAAACCCGTCGTAGCCGTCAGCGAGAACACCCCGACGTCGTTCGGAGTCGAGTGGGACGCTGTCGACGAGGCCGCCGGATATCAGTATGTGGTGACCGAAAGCGACGCTGCGGGAAACACGTCGGAGTTTTGTCCCGAAACCCAGACCGACAAGACGTCGCTGCGTTTCGACGATGCGGCCGCAGGTGCGAAATATACGGTCAAGGTGAAGGCGCTCGCAGCTGCCGACTCGCAGCTGGCCGATTCGGAATATGCCGAAATCTTCGTCGAGACGCCGGCCGAGGGACTTTCGTCGCAGACGTTCGCCTTCACGGTCGACGACCCCGTGGGGTACGACTCCGCGACGGTGAAGGTCGAGCCGTCGATCGCCGACGAGACCTATTTCTTCGCCGTGGTGAAGAGTTCGCTGCTGCTGGACAAGAACAGCAACGCCATTATCGAAATGCTCAAAAAGGATATCGAACCGGAGTCGCTGGTCAAGGGCGAACAGACGATCGAGACGAAATGGCTCGATCCCGAAACCGCCTATGTGGCCGTAGCGTTCGGTTACGATGCGGACAGGGGTGCTTCGACGTCGGTGCTGAGCCGTTCGGAGAAGTTCTCGACCGCCGTCGATCCCCGCATGTCGATCGATGTTTCGGTCATGAATGCGGGCGATGAGGCGATTTCGGCCAAGTGCGTCCCCTCCGGTTCGGGTTCCTATTTCGTGACGGCGGTCAAGTCGGCCGACGTGGCTGGGATGAGCGACCGCGAGATTCTGGACGCGCAGCTGGCTGCGCTCAATGCCGAGATCGACAAGTCGGGCTGGGATGCCGTCGCTGCCGCACAGTTCCGCAGCGGTACGAGCAACTACAACGCATCGGGTCTGAGCATCGGTACCGAGTACAGCGTCGTGGCGTTCGGCGTCCAGAAATCGGCGGCAGGCAAGGCCGAAGAGACCACGCGCCTGTTCAAGGCGAATACGAAGACTACTTCGCCGGAAGCGAAAGTGCAGCTTACCTATGTGATTGACGACGGTGATAAATATGTGTATGTCGATCCCGATTTCGCAGGTAAGGCCGTAATGTTATTCGATCTGGTTCCCAATGAAGCTACTGCGAAATGGGCAGTAGGCTTGTTCTATGAAACTGTTCTCGAAATGCCGGAAGCGGATATTATCGCTTTTATGCTGGGTGACCCTGCAAATTTGTATACCGATGCGTTGACAGATCGCGTTGTGCCTTTGGAGTGGGGTGAAGTACTTTACGTGACGACCATCGGAGTGAATGCCGCTGGTGTGACGGGGCCGCTTTCGATGACGCGTGTCGAAGCGGTCATGGATGGCAATCAGGGGGGCGATGAACCGACGCCGCCGACGACCGAGCGCAGCAATGCATCGGTGGGTTTGTCGAACAGTTTATTCAATGACGAAGGAAATCCTGCTGCACAAATTACCTTTTCTCCGAATTCGGATTGTGCGAGTTTCCGCTTCATGATCGGGTATGGACCCGGTTTGGTGGAGGAAGCCGGCGAAGAGGCGATGATCGCGGCATTCGGAGACGAATCGTTGAATATGAGTACCAATCCGGAGGGATTATGGTATGACAGCAGTGTTTTGCAAGGTAGCAATGGGGCCGTGTTTACCTTTGTAAAAGATGCTTTGGGGGCGACGGTCTGCAACTATGCTTTGGCCTATGATGCTGAGGGCGTACCTGGAAAAATCTCTGTGGATACGATGCAGTTCCCTGCTTCGCTCGATGATCTTCCCACATCGCCGAGTTCCGCTCCTACCAGTTCAATGATGTTCCATACTCGTTATCGGCATCTTGCTGCTATCGAATTGATAGATCGTACCTCTCGGCTCAAAGTCTCTAATCTTAAATAGCAGAGCCTTTTTCCATCCGGCGATTTCGTGGCCGGTATTCGGCCCTGTCGTCGCGCGGAAAACCGAATCGAATTTTACTGATACTGGAGACGTCCGGAATATCCGGACGTCTTTCGTTTCTTTCGAAGGACGAAAAAAGTGGCAAGTTTTGGTATTCTCGTTGGAAATTCGCCTTGGAAACCGTATTTTTATCAAATCAACACAATCTAACTAATTCTCACCATGTCTAATAAGGAGAATCTTTTATTACGCATCAAGGCGGTGCAGGCGCTGGATCAATTGTATTACCAGAAAGGCGAGCACCTCTATTCGCATCGTCGCGTCTGGCGGAATCACGCCCGTCGGATCTTCGGTATCAACTATACGACTTACGCCAGTTATCTTCGCCGCGACGTCTCGCATCTGCCCGATCAGCCGGAGGTGGCCGAGACGGTTCGCCGTCTGGATGAAATCCTCAATAAGTAGAATTCGGCGGGGCGAAACGGGTGAAGCGTATCCGGCGGATGCGTCGTGACGCGATATGCCGGTTCGCCCCGTACGTTTTCCGGTCGTGCGTCCCGTGAGGTTTTCGGCCGCCGGCCGGTTTCGGAATCCGTGCCTTGCCGGTCTCCGTTCGGATATCGTCGCTGAAAAAGAGAGCGGAACTCCCCGTTATCGGGAGAGTTCCGCTCTCTTTCGGCACTGTCCGCCGCGCGTTAACGCAGCTCCATCTCCTTCAACAAGTATTCCGCTCCTCCGATGCGGTCGATCGTGAAGAGCACGTAATGGATGTCGACGGCGATATTGCGGCAGATCGCGGGGTCGAATTGCAGGTCGCTCATCGTCGAACGCCACGTGCGGTCGAAATTGATGCCCACCAGTTCGCCGTCGGCGTTGACGACCGGCGAACCGGAGTTGCCGCCCGTGGTGTGGTTCGTCGCCAGGAAGCAGACGGGGACGGTCACGCCGCCGTCGGCCGTCGGGATGCTCCAGCGTCCGTAATCCTTCGCGGCGTGGCAGGCGCGCAGCCGCTGGGGGATGTCGTAGTCGTAGACCGTCGGGTCGTCCTTGGCGATGATGCCGTCGAGCGTCGTCAGCGGACGGTGGTAGACGGCATCGGCATACCAGTAGCCCGCCACCTGCCCGTAGGCCACGCGCAGCGTGAGGTTGGCGTCGGGGTAGAAGGGGCGTTCGCGGTCGAATTCGCG
Coding sequences within it:
- a CDS encoding fibronectin type III domain-containing protein encodes the protein MKKFGLFISIALLTAFVGCDSDDVEDPVVPAVSKPVVAVSENTPTSFGVEWDAVDEAAGYQYVVTESDAAGNTSEFCPETQTDKTSLRFDDAAAGAKYTVKVKALAAADSQLADSEYAEIFVETPAEGLSSQTFAFTVDDPVGYDSATVKVEPSIADETYFFAVVKSSLLLDKNSNAIIEMLKKDIEPESLVKGEQTIETKWLDPETAYVAVAFGYDADRGASTSVLSRSEKFSTAVDPRMSIDVSVMNAGDEAISAKCVPSGSGSYFVTAVKSADVAGMSDREILDAQLAALNAEIDKSGWDAVAAAQFRSGTSNYNASGLSIGTEYSVVAFGVQKSAAGKAEETTRLFKANTKTTSPEAKVQLTYVIDDGDKYVYVDPDFAGKAVMLFDLVPNEATAKWAVGLFYETVLEMPEADIIAFMLGDPANLYTDALTDRVVPLEWGEVLYVTTIGVNAAGVTGPLSMTRVEAVMDGNQGGDEPTPPTTERSNASVGLSNSLFNDEGNPAAQITFSPNSDCASFRFMIGYGPGLVEEAGEEAMIAAFGDESLNMSTNPEGLWYDSSVLQGSNGAVFTFVKDALGATVCNYALAYDAEGVPGKISVDTMQFPASLDDLPTSPSSAPTSSMMFHTRYRHLAAIELIDRTSRLKVSNLK
- a CDS encoding DUF4296 domain-containing protein, with product MKRFIYILVSGLLLACSGYKIIPDEQLALIFHDAFLSNAYMQHRGMRPDSLNLYEPIFAKYGYTTADVQYTIGNFSKRKSARLSDVVEQAIKLLETEAEHLDREVSILDTIDNVARRTFRRTLYADSLVRVTRLRDTARLRFVFDSIRPGDYTIAFDYLIDSLDENTQLRASVWFERADDRRVNVSPTYLTRRRAAEYRREMKADTSMRRLVLDLYEIRSPKPKRPHMTVRNLRVVYTPDAAEAVDSLFLRQLNIKIFADDFCNPLPAPDRVALPADSLGTAAPAAADAR
- a CDS encoding amidohydrolase family protein: MISVTPSPRRIASHYLLTRSGLRPRPLLTLADDGTVVGVDTWRDPDRQAGVEFYSGILLPGMVNAHCHLELSCLRGAIPAGGGFAAFARGMGAQRGRFDEEQRRRAIEAADARMWREGVAAVGDVANGESTFAVKARSAIRYRTFAELFGLQSVSTAPVDGLLRHAATSLTPHSTYSVPDALFRRICSGGDAPLSIHFMESPAEEALYRGEGELAAWYAERGWRCDFLHYGSPVERLVGSVPPTRSVLLVHNCCVTQRTIDRVTAHFTAPVWWCLCPGSNRYISGLRPPVELLRANGLNICVGTDSLASNGALSLVDELRLLGDGVPLAERLLWVTAGGAAALGFGDELGEIAPGRRPGVVVLEGIDFSAMRLLPESRTTRLA
- a CDS encoding ABC transporter permease; this encodes MLAGWFARRYFFSKKSHSVINLIAGVSVVSVAVPVAAMIVLLSVFNGFEQLVRSMNSHFDADLTLTPREGQTFGIESLDTAALRRLPGVEAVSLALEQSALMEYRGRQAMVTVRGVADGYDRVVPVAECITAGDYAVRLGDLDRLVVGRGVAYELGLRSLGESDGVLYALRRTGFSSLLPVEGYTRRQAEVAGVFAADAQTDGRYLFTSLRLAQELFSYPDRASAAVVRVARGARPAEVKRRVAEAAGGAFEVRTRDELNASFYTIMQYEKWGIFLISLLVLVIASFSIVGTVVMLVLDKRPEFVALGAMGADTRFVRRIFFFEGGLIGALGAGAGVVLGVGLCLVQQHFGVIEIPADSFLVKSYPVLLRGGDVAAVVAAFAVVVGAMTAVTVRRAVSADDMAAGRTAQ